The Pseudoalteromonas translucida KMM 520 genome segment TTTGGCCTCTGCTAAACCTGATATAGCAATAGTGTAGTGCAATGTTTGCTGGGTTTTATTTATAATCGTTAACGTATAAGGGTTTTCTACTAACCCCTCGTAATTGACCCTGTACAAAGCGCCTCTATCGCGCAGCACCGAGGCTTCAATAGGTGTTCTTTGTGCCACCCAAGCAAACATAGCTACAATTAGCATCACGGTCAAAACACCATAACCCACCAACTTAAGCCTAAAAGGGTTGGTTTTTTTACCCGCCATTTGCTCTTCGCTAGCGTACTTTATTAACCCTTTTTCATAACCAAATTTGTTCATAGTATCGTCGCAAGCATCAATACATAAACCACAGTTTATACATTCATATTGCAAACCATTTCGAATATCTATTCCAGCTGGGCATACTTCTACACATAAATTACAATCTACGCAGTCACCTAAGTTAAGTGCTTTTGGATCGGCCTTACGTTTACGTGGGCCACGGTTTTCACCGCGTGCGCCATCGTAAGTAACCACAAGCGTATCCTTATCAAACATAACCGATTGAAAACGCGAATACGGACACGCCACAGTACACATTTTTTCACGTAAAAACCCTGCGTTACCATAAGTACACAAAGCAAATAAAAACACCCAAAAGCTAGTAATACCCGACCACTCAAAAGTAAACATTTCTAAGTACAATGTTTTTGCGGGTATAAAATAAGTTAAAAATGAAGTGGCAGTTAATAGTGATAGCACCAACCAAGCACTGTGCTTAGTAAGCTTTTTACGCCATTTGGTAAAACCCCATGCAGATTTATCAAGCTGTATACGCTGATTACGTGTGCCCTCAACGCGTTGCTCAACCCACGAGAACATCAACATCC includes the following:
- the ccoG gene encoding cytochrome c oxidase accessory protein CcoG, translating into MKFDIKEEDIIIKPYKSEGPIYIREQKGFFQRIRRNLGWLLMLTFIAIPWIQYNGQQAVLLDVATQKFTIFALTLFPQDFIIVAMLFMVGAFALFFVTNWLGRVWCGYTCPQTIWMLMFSWVEQRVEGTRNQRIQLDKSAWGFTKWRKKLTKHSAWLVLSLLTATSFLTYFIPAKTLYLEMFTFEWSGITSFWVFLFALCTYGNAGFLREKMCTVACPYSRFQSVMFDKDTLVVTYDGARGENRGPRKRKADPKALNLGDCVDCNLCVEVCPAGIDIRNGLQYECINCGLCIDACDDTMNKFGYEKGLIKYASEEQMAGKKTNPFRLKLVGYGVLTVMLIVAMFAWVAQRTPIEASVLRDRGALYRVNYEGLVENPYTLTIINKTQQTLHYTIAISGLAEAKLTSPNAMLIQPGVMKRIPVTVTADGYDIPSKVSKVKFIIFAEEDPSISITKDSYFYKN